A genomic segment from Candidatus Korarchaeum cryptofilum OPF8 encodes:
- the thrC gene encoding threonine synthase — MLEGYVLRCLSCGATYKPDPWLMRCPSCKGLLEPKLNDVEVSWEDFRGRKFGVWRYRELLPRVRYQVTMGEGGTPLIELKSNLFVKFEGANPTGSFKDRGMSVAISVAKEIGVKSVICASTGNTAASMSAYAARAGLKSFIVLPKGKVAKGKLAQASLHGATVVEISGSFDEALEAVIEASGKELGLYPLNSFNPWRLEGQKTLAYEISDELGVPDWVILPVGNAGNISALWKGFKELKSLGLIDRLPRLVGVQARGASPIVRAFREGRMEFFERPETVATAIRIGKPVNWPKALLALEESNGIATDVSDQEILEAQMMLGRMGIGVEPASAAPYAAYLNLLGREIGEDERVVLIATGHALKDPDIIPTPRPIEASSVEEAVEEIRRVIGRG, encoded by the coding sequence ATGCTCGAAGGTTACGTGCTCAGATGCCTGAGCTGCGGGGCTACGTATAAGCCGGATCCCTGGTTAATGAGGTGCCCCTCATGCAAGGGGCTGCTCGAACCGAAGCTCAACGATGTTGAGGTCTCTTGGGAGGATTTCAGGGGCAGGAAGTTCGGTGTTTGGAGGTATAGGGAGCTCCTCCCCAGGGTGAGGTATCAAGTGACGATGGGGGAGGGAGGAACCCCCCTCATAGAGCTTAAGAGCAACTTGTTCGTCAAGTTCGAGGGGGCCAATCCCACTGGATCTTTCAAGGACAGAGGCATGTCTGTCGCTATAAGCGTGGCGAAGGAGATAGGGGTTAAGAGCGTTATCTGCGCCTCCACAGGTAATACAGCGGCCTCTATGTCAGCTTATGCTGCTAGAGCAGGTTTGAAGAGCTTCATAGTCCTGCCTAAGGGTAAGGTAGCTAAGGGAAAGCTCGCGCAAGCTTCCCTTCATGGAGCTACAGTAGTAGAGATAAGCGGCTCCTTCGACGAAGCCCTAGAGGCGGTAATAGAGGCATCTGGAAAGGAATTGGGACTTTACCCACTCAACTCATTCAACCCCTGGAGGTTGGAAGGTCAGAAGACTTTAGCTTATGAGATATCGGATGAGCTAGGTGTCCCGGATTGGGTAATCTTACCGGTGGGTAACGCTGGGAATATATCAGCTTTATGGAAGGGGTTCAAGGAGCTCAAGAGCCTGGGGCTGATCGATAGGCTCCCCAGACTCGTGGGAGTGCAGGCTCGCGGAGCTTCTCCTATAGTCAGGGCATTCAGAGAGGGGAGGATGGAGTTCTTCGAGAGGCCTGAGACGGTTGCTACGGCTATAAGGATAGGGAAACCGGTGAACTGGCCTAAGGCATTGCTGGCTCTCGAGGAGAGCAATGGCATAGCGACTGATGTGAGTGATCAGGAGATATTGGAAGCTCAGATGATGCTGGGGAGGATGGGAATTGGCGTCGAACCCGCATCAGCAGCTCCATACGCGGCTTACCTGAACCTCTTAGGGAGGGAGATAGGCGAGGATGAGAGAGTGGTGCTAATAGCCACGGGCCACGCT